One stretch of Pomacea canaliculata isolate SZHN2017 linkage group LG1, ASM307304v1, whole genome shotgun sequence DNA includes these proteins:
- the LOC112573108 gene encoding uncharacterized protein LOC112573108: MGHFCMLVVVLLLLVAALVLMLVSILTDWWYRVDTQGNYSSTITQNYNFHYGFWRLCYNTVPDDLTADQRARLDGSCLTIYQQLIEKNEGDLDYDLRLRLHLSRTVVGCAIAAVGVAVGAALSLLCAVWPGRCDPVPRPPFYLTMSLFVLLASMCGIASGISFIALRDLDATTFRSRLVTPPTWPAFSKGSYEWSSCFTGSPLA; encoded by the exons ATGGGCCACTTCTGCATGCTTGTTGTGGTCCTGCTCTTGCTGGTGGCGGCGCTGGTGTTGATGCTGGTCAGCATACTGACGGACTGGTGGTACCGGGTGGACACGCAAGGAAATTACAGTTCCACCATCACGCAGAACTACAATTTCCACTATGGGTTCTGGCGACTGTGTTACAATACAGTCCCTGATG ACCTGACCGCTGACCAGCGCGCTAGACTGGACGGCAGCTGCCTGACCATTTACCAACAGCTGATTGAGAAGAACGAGGGCGACCTGGACTACGACCTCAGGCTTCGCTTGC ACCTGTCGCGGACGGTGGTGGGCTGTGCGATCGCGGCGGTGGGCGTGGCGGTGGGCGCGGCCCTCAGTTTGCTGTGCGCCGTGTGGCCAGGGCGCTGTGACCCCGTGCCGCGGCCGCCATTCTACCTGACCATGTCGCTCTTCGTCCTCCTCGCCT CCATGTGTGGGATAGCAAGTGGCATCAGCTTTATCGCACTGCGAGACCTGGACGCGACGACATTCAGATCGAGGCTGGTGACGCCGCCCACGTGGCCTGCGTTCAGTAAGGGCTCCTACGAGTGGTCTTCATGCTTCACTGGATCGCCACTGGCCTGA
- the LOC112565819 gene encoding uncharacterized protein LOC112565819: MLIMLSAFYQDVLDLRGKIKVKTCSRGITYTAAYSQDNSAMIYLLCTLVCAILVYVEAVLPQLPDCQRLEDHVLDSANPIDVFGANQEIGQRAVPVRNANLRSRGPIPTHHFATSQIKVKDRPEPLRIFPYEAHLDTAGVVYDAYTMERWYDPKRTDVMDQQSAWEAGRPWNKLNDMGTNLKQMVSGPDGNPLGVFTGKSGVRLGMAGSGEPIMTDFGDLYANFLFTGAGGTMEVPVVRGATLVTHIYKNANPVVKPYCLSSVAGHAAHFECPVEGSASDGGSGYLEGSCQGSTLKILLHNSKVLHDFSNVQWAASPSSNWNRAMHNCDAAHCRLTDGGKTVEITVPNANGEMSYAVNVIGKYVLPNDWGNAPQRAHCNRRRRGVADISLSATCSSDRRLTIQIDLADVTIKSVGQIQFAVESASLWTSQFVPGMHNCDASTCSQQGNRVTIHAQAPSADYKLAVNIISVTTLPLENWLQAPFHGKCDGSTVSSSGGTHVTSAPGNPTTRPGDTQPFALSSNTKFLLELDEPGGALSGQTRKFILYFSSPVRASVNSGTSEISFEPQSGGRYSGLVQLGYLGVGPKGDTSKSNALDQYHGIYSYKPTVSSCVSDSRAKAYLSFDWNPVDQNGHPTSRQLLMVTLPHQEYNMRSQFASNLRDSVFGFRTYEGNSWLQQYDVPHTPVDPDTAAVNRIKQNGAQLNDIISAIQRDAANVNLDAVCAHSDSYNAGKAIGMATRLASISRAFGTSHFRDLDTMIGQCLSKWLRVEDTLDNMWKFHYDTVWGGLFLRATNGDLDWGVDYGFPYYNDHHFHLGYFLYAMAYYVKYHPGWGADHKDRIYLVARDVGNPSWRDPHFPVVRHQDIYNGFSWASGLGPGERQEESASESINCYHALAALGDAFNDPYLKHAGQLHLAMEIASVREYWQVRAHNRNHFPPMLQKTGVVGQIAEGAWYVYTLDWPCDPNRFPMRHGCLVGIQVIPITAVSKHWVDQEWAGSIKEICEMAINPRLAADYSKVDPNDHDFRELTSGWQAFCYAAMAPLDEAHRTRAADYLRTKRPQDLVAGSGAASTLLFIYGST; encoded by the exons ATGTTAATCATGCTATCAGCATTTTATCAGGATGTTCTTGACCTCAGAGGAAAGATAAAAGTTAAGACATGTTCTAGAGGCATCACATACACTGCTGCCTATTCTCAAGACAATAGTGCCATGATTTATCTGCTGTGTACTCTGGTCTGCGCCATAC TGGTATATGTTGAGGCAGTATTGCCTCAACTGCCTGACTGCCAGAGACTGGAAGACCACGTCCTTGACTCCGCCAACCCCATCGATGTCTTTGGTGCAAACCAGGAAATAGGTCAAAGAGCAGTTCCCGTCAGGAACGCCAATCTCCGCAGCCGCGGGCCCATCCCCACTCACCACTTCGCCACCAGCCAGATCAAAGTGAAGGACCGGCCCGAACCGCTGAGGATTTTTCCGTATGAAG CTCACCTGGACACTGCCGGCGTTGTCTACGATGCCTACACCATGGAGCGCTGGTACGACCCTAAACGCACAGATGTGATGGACCAGCAGTCTGCTTGGGAGGCCGGCCGGCCGTGGAACAAGCTTAATGACATGGGCACCAACCTCAAACAAATGGTGTCCGGGCCCGATGGCAATCCACTTGGTGTTTTCACAG GTAAATCCGGGGTGCGCCTGGGAATGGCGGGCAGTGGTGAGCCCATCATGACTGATTTTGGAGACCTGTACGCCAACTTCCTGTTTACTGGAGCTGGCGGCACCATGGAG GTACCAGTTGTACGTGGCGCCACTTTGGTCACCCACATCTACAAAAACGCGAACCCTGTTGTCAAGCCTTACTGCCTGTCGTCTGTCGCGGGCCATGCTGCGCACTTTGAGTGTCCCGTGGAAGGATCTG CTTCTGACGGCGGTTCGGGTTATCTGGAGGGCTCGTGTCAAGGCTCCACATTGAAGATTTTGCTTCACAACTCCAAGGTGCTGCACGACTTCTCCAATGTTCAGTGGGCAGCCTCGCCATCTTCGAACTGGAACCGCGCCATGCACAACTGCGATGCAGCACACTGTCGTCTGACGGACGGCGGCAAGACCGTGGAGATCACAGTCCCTAATGCCAACG GGGAGATGAGCTATGCTGTCAACGTCATCGGCAAGTACGTGCTTCCCAATGACTGGGGCAACGCCCCCCAGAGGGCGCACTGCAACCGGCGGAGACGTGGCGTGGCGGACATCTCTCTCTCCGCCACGTGCAGCAGCGACAGACGACTGACCATCCAGATCGAcctcgctgacgtcaccatCAAGAGCGTTGGCCAG ATCCAGTTTGCCGTGGAAAGCGCCTCACTGTGGACGAGTCAGTTCGTTCCCGGCATGCACAATTGTGATGCAAGCACGTGTTCACAGCAAGGCAACCGTGTTACCATCCACGCACAGGCTCCCAGTGCAGACTACAA ACTGGCAGTCAACATTATAAGCGTTACAACACTTCCTCTCGAAAACTGGCTACAGGCTCCTTTCCATGGCAAGTGCGATGGCTCTACTGTCAGCAGCTCAGGTGGTAcacacgtcacttccgcccCTGGCAACCCAACTACTAGGCCGGGCGACACCCAACCCTTTGCTCTCAGCTCCAATACTAAATTTCTCTTGGAGCTTGACGAGCCGGGTGGTGCGCTGAGCGGACAAACGAGAAAATTCATCCTGTACTTCTCCAGCCCCGTGCGGGCCTCAGTGAACTCCGGCACCAGCGAAATTTCCTTTGAGCCACAGTCGGGTGGCCGCTACTCGGGCCTTGTCCAGTTGGGGTACTTGGGAGTTGGACCAAAAGGGGATACTTCTAAGAGCAACGCTCTGGACCAGTATCATGGCATCTACTCCTACAAGCCCACAGTCAGTTCCTGTGTTAGTGACTCAAGAGCCAAAGCGTATCTTAGCTTTGACTGGAACCCTGTGGACCAGAACGGCCACCCAACGTCCAGGCAGCTTCTGATGGTCACCTTGCCTCATCAG GAATACAACATGAGGAGTCAGTTCGCCAGCAACCTGCGGGACTCGGTCTTCGGCTTCCGCACGTACGAGGGCAACAGCTGGCTGCAGCAGTACGACGTGCCGCACACGCCGGTGGACCCCGACACGGCTGCCGTCAACCGCATCAAGCAGAACGGCGCGCAGCTCAAC GATATTATCAGTGCCATACAGCGAGACGCCGCCAACGTCAACCTGGACGCCGTGTGCGCTCACTCCGACAGCTACAACGCCGGCAAGGCCATCGGCATGGCAACTCGCCTGGCTTCCATCTCCAG GGCGTTTGGAACAAGTCATTTCCGTGATTTGGACACAATGATCGGGCAATGTTTGAGCAAGTGGCTCCGGGTGGAGG ACACACTGGATAACATGTGGAAGTTTCACTACGACACTGTGTGGGGCGGACTTTTCTTGAGGGCCACCAACGGAGATCTGGACTGGGGGGTCGACTATGGCTTCCCCTACTATAACGACCACCATTTTCACCTGGGCTACTTCCTGTATGCTATGGCTTACTACGTCAAATACCACCCAGGTTGGGGGGCAG acCACAAGGACAGGATATACCTGGTGGCTAGGGACGTGGGCAATCCCAGCTGGCGCGACCCCCACTTCCCCGTGGTCCGGCACCAGGACATCTACAACGGCTTTTCCTGGGCCTCGGGGCTGGGGCCCGGCGAGAGGCAGGAGGAGTCAGCTTCCGAA AGCATCAACTGCTACCACGCTCTAGCGGCTCTCGGTGACGCGTTCAACGACCCGTATCTGAAGCACGCAGGCCAACTACACCTGGCCATGGAGATTGCTTCAGTGCGAGAGTACTGGCAG GTGAGGGCGCACAACAGGAATCATTTCCCGCCGATGCTCCAAAAAACTGGCGTGGTGGGACAAATTGCTGAAGGGGCATGGTACGTGTACACACTGGACTGGCCTTGTGATCCCAACCGCTTCCCCATGCGTCACGGGTGTCTGGTGGGCATACAGGTCATACCCATCACGGCAGTGTCCAAGCACTGGGTGGACCAG GAATGGGCGGGAAGCATCAAGGAAATATGTGAGATGGCCATTAACCCACGTCTGGCTGCTGACTACTCCAAGGTGGATCCCAACGACCACGACTTCCGGGAGCTGACCTCA GGTTGGCAGGCATTTTGCTACGCCGCCATGGCTCCCCTTGACGAGGCTCACAGGACGCGGGCGGCCGACTACCTGAGGACCAAGCGGCCGCAGGATCTGGTGGCCGGGAGTGGTGCTGCCAGCACACTTCTCTTTATCTATGGCTCAACTTGA